The Desulfovibrio fairfieldensis sequence AGGATGGGAAAGGTGCATATGCACCACTTTAAGCCGGTCGCCGAACAGGCGGTAGAAAAAACTCACCCGTTGGTGGCAGCGGATGAAGAGTTTGGTCTCCGGGTCCGACGTCACGTAATAACAGCCGGACACAATACAGGATTCCTCATCCTCATAGGGCACCAGATACTCTTCCTGCTCCATGGTGAAGGTTACGTCCTTCTCCTGGTCCAGAAGCGCCTTGGCCTTATCCAGGCCGGTGACGAACTGGGAACGCAGGGGGCCGATCCACATCACGTTTTCCACAAGCTGGTCCCAGACGAATTCTTCGTCACGGACATAGTGACGGTTCATGATCTCGCTGGTCAGCGCCACGCCGCGCCGCCCCAGCGCGCCAACACTTGCTTCATTGTGAATGATATACATGATGCTTTGAACATAGCCGATTCGTCGGCCGGAGGGAAGCCCGCCAAGCCCCGGACAGCCGTTTTTTTCTACAGCATTTACCACTTGAAATGTTCGTTTGCGGCAGGAAAAGCCCGTCTACCCGCATTTCGCGACAAGGATTCGCAGACCAATTCTTGCGCCGAGCGTTGCATGCGTAACGACACGGTTACATCGCCGCAATCACTGTCGCCTTCGCAGGCAAGCTCTGCCTGCTTATGGATAGCGCGCAAAGCCGTTGGCTCATTCTATTCGTGAACTGCTCTAAAAGGGCACTTGCCCGGCGCGGGCAAGGCGGCTAGCATGACAGGCATGGAACAATCGCAAGCTGTCCCTCCCCTCTCCAATCAGCTCCCGGCTTGGCTGGACTATTTACTGGCGCAGCGCGGTCTTTCGCCCCGGACAGTGGAATCCTACGGTCAGGATCTGGAAAGTTTTTTTCTGTTTGAAGAAGAACTGGCCCAAAGCGGCGGCAGTGCCTCCTGCCCGGACGAGCAGGAAATTTTTTTGTATCTGGCCTGGCTGCGGTCCAGAGGCAACACCGGGCGCACGTTGGCCCGCCGCCTTTCCGCCCTGAGGGCGTTCTTCGCCTTTGCCGTGGAGGAAGGAGCCCTGAAAGCCAATCCAGCGCTTTTACTGGAAAATCCCAAGCTACCCCAGCATCTGCCGGAAGTGCTCAGCCGCGAGGAAATGGAAAAACTGCTGGCACTGCCGGATATGGACGAAAAAAGCGGCCGACGCGACCGTTGCATGCTGGAGATGCTCTATGCCGCCGGTCTGCGGGTGTCGGAACTCTGCAATCTGAGTGTGGCCGACCTGGATCTGCAACGGGGACTGGTACGCATATTCGGCAAGGGGGCCAAAGAACGTCTGGTGCCCCTGCATGACATGATCCAGGCTCTGCTGGACGACTATCTGCGCTCCTGGCGGCCGCTGTTTTCCCCCGGCGGCAACCAGCTTTTCGTCAACCGTTCAGGCCGGGCTCTGAGCCGTCAGTATATCTGGAAAATGGTCAAGAAATACACCCTGCTGGCGGGTATCCGTCGAGCAGTCTCTCCCCATACCTTCCGGCATTCCTTTGCCACACACCTGCTGGAAGGCGGCGCGGACCTGCGCGCGGTGCAGCTCCTGCTCGGGCACGCGGACATCAGCGCCACGGAAATCTATACCCATGTCCAGGCGGAACGCCTGCGCGGCATTCATCATCAATTCCATCCCCGGAGCCAGCTGTGAGCGCCGCTACGGCCACTTTGATCACCTGTCACGCCAATGCCGACTTCGACGCCTTTGCGGCCATGCTGGCCGCGCGGCATCTCTATGCGCCCTGCATGCTTCTTTTCCCCGGCAGCCAGGAGCGTGGCCTGCAAAAAGTATACGCCAATCTGAACCCCGTCGCCTATGGCTTTGCCGAGGCCGCCGACCTGCGCTGGGAGGATTTCGACCGGCTGGTACTGGTGGACACCCGCCAGCGCAGCCGTGTGGGGCATGTGGCCCCCCTGCTGGAGCGACCCGGCATACGCATCGAAGCATGGGATCACCACCCCGACTCGCCGGACGATATCGCGGCGGATGCGGTGCATCTGGCCCAGGTGGGCGCGGTGACCAGCCTGCTGGTCCAGAACCTGGAGACGCAAAACGTCCGTCTGGGTAGCGACGAGGCCACGCTGCTGGGGCTGGGCATTTACGGAGACACGGGTTCGTTCACCTACTCCTCCACCACGGCGGAAGATTTTCAGGCCGCGGCCTGGCTGCTCGGCCAGGGCATGGACGTCAATCAGATCAATGAGATGGCGGCCCATGAGTTGACCAGCCTGCACATCCAGGCCTTGAACAGCCTGCTGGAATCGGCGCGTACCTATACCATCAACAATACGCCTGTGGTCCTGGCCGAAGCCTCCATGGAACACTACCTGGGGGACTTCGCCTATCTGGCCCACCGGCTGATGGAAATGGAAAAATTTTCTGTCCTGTTCGCCATCGGGATCATGGGCGACCGCATCCAGGTGGTGGCGCGCAGCCGCAGCGACGCGGTGAACGTGGGCGACATCTGCGCGGAACTGGGCGGCGGCGGCCATGCCTATGCGGCATCGGCCTCCGTCCGTTCCATGACCATCAATGAAGTGCGCGAAACCATTTTGCGCCGTCTGTACGATCAGGCCAATCCGGACAAAACGGCGCGCGAATACATGTCCGCGCCTGCGGTGGGCATTGAATCCGCCTCCAGCATTCAGGAGGCCGACGAGCTGATGCTCCACTTCGGTCTCAAGGCCGTGCCGGTGTTTAGACCGGGCACGCGTTCCTGTGTGGGCCTGCTGGATGCCCAGACCGCTTCCCGGGCCAGCGCTCACGGCCTGGGCGACTCGCCGGTGGAGGACTATATGCAGCGTCGGGTGCGCACCCTGCCGCCCGACGCCAGCCTGAAGGAGCTCACCGCGGTCATCGTGGACGCGCGCCAGCGCCTGGTGCCCATTGTGGAAGGTGAAAAAGTGGTGGGCGTGGTCACCCGCACGGACCTGATCAACGTCTTTGCCGACGAGCCGGGCCGCCTGCTGGACCGCAAAAGCCAGAACAGCAAGGAACGCAATATCGGCAAGCTCATCCAGGACCGCCTGCCGGCTGAAATCCGGGAGCTTCTGCATCTGGCCGGGCAATTGGGCAGAAAACTGGGCCTGCCGGTCTATGCTGTGGGCGGTTTTGTACGGGACCTGCTGCTGGACAGGCCCAATCAGGACATCGACCTGGTGGTGGAGGGCAACGGCATCGCACTGGCCAAGGCCCTGGCGGCTGAATTGAACGGCCGGGTGCGCGAGCATCAGAAATTCCTGACCTCTGTGGTCATCTTCCACGACAGCAAGGGCATTGAGTCGCGCATCGACGTGGCCACGGCCCGGCTGGAATATTATGAATACCCGGCGGCCCTGCCCACGGTGGAACTCTCCTCCATCAAGATGGATCTCTTCCGACGAGATTTTACCATCAACGCCCTGGCCGTGCGTCTGGACAGCACGCCCTTCGGCCAGCTGGTGGATTTTTTCGGAGGCCAGCGCGACATCAAGGAGCGCGTCATCCGCGTGTTGCACACCTTGAGCTTTGTGGAGGACCCCACCCGCTGCCTCAGGGCCGTGCGCTTTGAGCAGCGCTATAAGTTCCGCATCGGCCCGGGAGCGGAAAAGCTGATCAAGAACGCCCTGTCCCTCAAGCTCATGGACCGTCTCTCCGGGGCGCGCCTGTTCAACGAATATCAGCATATCTGCGATGAGGAGGATCCTCCGGCCTGTTTTTCCCGCCTGGACGAACTGTGCATTTTGCAGGCCATTGCGCCCCAGCTCGGCCTGACGCCCAACAGGCGGAATCTTTTGCACCGCCTGAAGGAAATGCTTACCTGGTACCGTCTGCTCTATTTCGATGAAACCGCGCAGGCCTGGCTGGTCTATTTTCTGGGGCTCAACCTTAACATGAACTATGCGGACACTTCAGCCCATTACCTGCGGCTGGGTCTGCCGCAGGTAAAGAAGGCCGAAATCCTGGGGCAGCGTGAACAGATGCGCGCCGTGCGCGGCAAACTGGAGGCCTGGCAGCGCCAGGACGACATGGGCACGGCCAAAGTCAGCGCCCTGTGCGCCCTGTTGCGTCCCATTGCTCTGGAGTGCCTGCTGTATATCATGGCCTCCACGGACAATCCCGGCCTGCAGAAAAACCTCTCGCGCTACATCACCCAATGGCGGCGGGAAAGAGCCGACATCGGCGGTGCGGAACTGCGCCGTCTCGGGCTCGCGCCGGGGCCGCTGTATGGCCGCATTCTGAAAGCCGTACTTGTCGCCAAGCTGGACGGCGAAGCCCCCAACGTGGAAAGCCAGCTCAACCTGGCCCGCCGACTGGCGCAGAATGCGTCCGAAAACAACGATAAACGCCCGTGACCGGAGCATGTGCGAGCAATCAACGCTTGCTCCCTCCTCCCATACAGTGTATGCTAGTCTGGTCATGAAACAACTTTGGGCGCCTTGGCGCATTGAATACATCCTCGGACCCAAGCCCGATACCTGTGTTTTTTGTCTGCCCGATACCACGGACGAAGACGAGGAGCGGCTGGTGCTCTATCGCGGCACGCGGGCTTTTGTGATCATGAATAAATATCCCTATAACAACGGGCATATCATGGTCTGTCCGTACCGGCACATTATGGCTCTTGCCGATCTGGCCGCCGAGGAAACCCACGAAATCATGGATCTGATCCAGCGCTGCACGGTGATCCTCAAGGAGCACTTCAACTGCGAGGGCATCAATATAGGTCTCAATCAGGGCCAGGCCGCAGGCGCGGGCATCCGGGAGCATCTGCATTTTCATCTGGTGCCGCGCTGGAACGGAGATTCATCCTTTATGGCCGTATTTGATGAAGTACGTACCATGCCGGAACATCTCAGCCGCACCTATGCGGCTTTGCGGCCCTATTTCAGCCGCGACGGAAAAGAGGCCTGATCGTCTGCCTCCCCTTCGGTTGCCATCGGATGGAATTGAGCGCGGCGATAACACGAATGGATAGAGCTTCCGACGCGCCTGACAGCGCATTTGCATCTTAATCTGCTTACGATGTGCTCAGCGCTTTGCCGTCAGGCAAAGCGGTTTTCTCAAAATGCCTTGGTAGCGATTCACGCTTGAAATGAGTGAATTGCCCTGGTGGTCGCGTGAGCGGACCCCGTGCCCAAGTGCGAGGAAGCGACCGGAGGCGACCTGACGTGCCCGTTAGCCCAAAGGGCTTACGGGCATTGATGGCAGCGATAAACCGCGTTTTAGCATTGCTGTCGGTATCCGTACGGCTCGAAGACTCGCCAACGGCTACCGCTTCCGCAGTACGCGGGCGGCGTAGAGTTTGAAGTGCGCAACATTTCAAACGCAAAATGCGGTAAAAGAATTTTGGGACAGCTTGTAGCCTCGAGGAGTATATCTATGCGGTATGTCAAGGTTCTGTTGCTCGCCATCCTTTTTTTCCTGGCTCTGGTCTTCTTTTTCCAGAACCAGAACGCCCTTTCCCAAAATCTGGTGCTGACGCTCAATCTTTTCTTCCTGCCACCCATGGCCTCCATTCCCCTGCCGTTCTATTTCCTGATCGTAGCGGCCTTTTTTGTGGGCGCCGTGCTGGCGCTCGCCTTCCTGGTCTGGGACAAGGTCAATCTTTCCGCGCGCCTTATGAAGAGCAAGTGGCGCGTCAGCAGCCTTGAGCGCGAAATGGAAAAACTGCGCAAGCAACTGGGCGCGGAAACCTCGCGCAGCTCGTTTTTGCGCAAGACGCAAAGTACTTCGCCCAATGCCGACAAGTCCGCAGGGGAAAACAAGCCCACAGCCGCGCCCAGTGCTCTGCCCGAAGACGTTCAGGCTCCTGATCCCGATAAAGCATAATTGATCCCGCCTGACCGCGCCCGGTCCCCCGGGCGCGGTTCTCTTTTTTATATGGTTTACGCGATGGCGCAAATAGGTTATCGTTTATAACTAAACGATTGCAACACCTTTTAGCGCAGCGTAACTACCATGCCAGAAACTCCCACCAAACTGACGCCCATGTTCGAACAATATATGCACATCAAGGCTGACTACCCTGATGCTTTGCTTTTTTATCGTATGGGCGATTTTTATGAATTGTTTTTCGATGATGCCGTGACTGCGGCGCGCGAATTACAGATCGCACTGACCAGCCGCAGCAAGGACAGCGAAAATCCTGTGCCCATGTGCGGCGTCCCCTGGCATGCCGTGCAGAGCTATGTAGCCCAGCTTATCGATAAGGGCTTCCACGTAGCCATCTGCGACCAGACCGAAGACCCCAAGGCCGCCAAGGGCCTGGTCAAACGGGCCGTCACCTGCGTGATCACGCCGGGCACGGTTCTGGAAGACGCCAATCTGAACACCAAAAGCCACAACTATCTGGGCGCGCTTTGCTACGATACGGGCCAAGGCCGGGGTGGTTTCGCCTGGGCGGACATTTCCACCGGGCAGTGGTCAGGCGTGGAGTTCAAACGTCAGGCAGAGCTCTGGCAATGGGCTCAGAAGCTGGCGCCGCGCGAACTTCTGGTGCCGGAAGGGCTGGAACTGCCGCCCCACTGCCTGCTGGAAGGTGTGCGCATGGTGCGCATGCCCGCCGCGCATTTTGACCTCAAACGCGCCACGGAGCGCACCCTCAGGGCACAGGGCGTACAGGAAGCCGGAGCGCTGGGTCTGCAAGGCAAAAACGAACTGATGCGTTCCTGCGGCGCGCTCTTGGTTTATCTGGATCAAACCCAGAAGCGCGATCCAGATCATCTCATGCCGTTTAAACCGCTGGACCTGAGCCGTCGCCTGCTGATCGACGAAGTGACCGAGCGCAACCTGGAAATCTTTACCCGCCTCAACGGCCGCAAGGGCAAGGGCACGTTACGCCACGTACTGGACGATACCATGACGCCCATGGGCGGCCGCTTTCTGGAAGACATGCTCCGCCATCCCTGGCGGGAGACCGGACCCATCGCGCGCATTCAGGAAGCCGTGGCCTTTTTCCATGACGACGACAACCGCCGCGCCGCATTGCGGGAAGCCCTGCGCGAAGTCTACGATCTGGAGCGCCTTTCCACCCGGATCAGTCTCAATCGCGGCGGCCCGCGTGATTTCATTGCCCTGCGCAACAGCCTCGCCGCCCTGCCCAAGGTCCATAACGCCCTGATCACAAGCACGGACGGCAGTTATGCCACGGAGGCCCAGTCTCTGGGGCACGAATTGCCGCAAAGCCTTTACCAGATAGTCAAAACCTGGGACCATCTGGAGGACTGCACAACCCTGCTGAGTGCGGCCCTGGTGGACAGCCCCCCCACCGTGATTACCGACGGCGGTTTGTTCAAAAGCGGTTATAATGCCGAGTTGGACAAACTGCTGGATCTTGTGGAGCATGGCGAACAAAAACTTCAAGAGTTACTTGAAGAAGAGCAGAAAAAAACCGGCATCGCCAAGTTAAAAATGGGCTATAACCGTGTATTCGGTTATTATTACGAAGTAACGCGGGCTTCCCATTCGGGCCCAATGCCGGAACATTTCATCCGCCGCCAGACCCTGGCCAATGCGGAACGCTTCACCACCGTGCAACTCAAGGAACTGGAAGAAGAGCTGCTTTCCGCCGCGGACAAGCGTAAGAGTCTGGAATACAAAATGTTCCAGGATCTGCGGGAGCATATGGCTCGTCAGCGCGAGCGTATCGTGCACATGGCGGATCTGGTGGCCCAGCTGGATTACTGGCAAAGCCTTGCCCAGGTGGGACGGCAGAACAACTGGTGCCGTCCCCGGCTCACGGACAGCGCGCATCTGGACATCCGCGAAGGTCGCCATCCGGTGGTGGAAGGCATGCTGGGCAGCGCCAACTTTGTGCCCAATAATTTCCGTCTGGACCAGAAGCGCCGCCTCTGCCTGTTGACCGGCCCCAATATGGCGGGCAAGTCCACGGTGCTGCGGCAGGTTGCCATTATTTGCCTGCTGGCCCAGATGGGTTCCATGGTCCCGGCGGCCGAGGCCACGCTGGGGCTGGTGGACCGTCTCTTTTCCCGCGTGGGCGCTTCGGATAATCTGGCCCAGGGTCAGAGCACATTCATGGTCGAGATGATGGAAACCGCGCGCATTCTGCGCCAGGCCACCCGGCGCAGCCTGGTCATTCTGGACGAAATCGGGCGCGGCACCAGCACCTATGACGGCGTGGCCCTGGCCTGGGCCGTTGTGGAGGATCTGGCCAGGCGCGCCGGCGGCGAACTGCGCACGCTTTTCGCCACGCACTACCATGAGCTCACGGCGCTGGAGGGACGCATTCCCGGCGTTTTCACCATGAATATCGCCATTCGCGAGTACAACAACGACATTCTGTTCCTGCATAAGCTGGTGCCCGGCCCGTCGGACCGCAGTTACGGCGTGGAGGTGGCGCGTTTGGCGGGCGTGCCCGTCCCCGTGGTGCAGCGGGCCAGGACCATCCTGGCCGGTCTGGAGCGGGGCCGCGAAGGCTCGCGTAAAGCCGTGTCCGTGGCGTCCATGTCCCTGCCCGGCCTGGATCTGCCTAAAGCGAAAACGGAAGCTGACGCCGATCTGCCGGAGATCAATGCCGCGCCGCCCGCAGCGGAACATCCTCTGGTGCGCTTGTTGTACGATCTCACGCCGGAGACGCTCAGCCCGCTGGACGCGCTCAAACTTCTGATGGAATGGAAAAGCCTCTGGGGCACGGAGCCGGATACGGATGCCAATGACGGCGATCAGAACGAGGAAGCATGAGCGACGCCAATCCCTGGTCGGTCATTCAGTTCATCGCTGAAAAGCGTATTGAAGAGGCGCAGGCCAAGGGAGAATTCGACAATCTCCCCGGCCGGGGCAGGCCTCTGGAATTGGAGGATATGAGCCATGTGCCCGAGGAATTGCGCATGGCCTATAAAATCCTGCGCAATGCGGGCTGTCTGCCGCCGGAACTGGCCGAGCGCAAGGAGATCAGCCGCCTTGTGGATATGCTGGAACAGTGCGAGGATGAGCAGGAACGCGTGCGCCAGATGCAGAAACTGCGCTTCATGATCCAACAGGCCCGGATGCGCCGCCAGCACTCCATCCAGATTGAACAGGATGATCCCTACTATGCGCGTCTACTGAAGCGGATCACCGTTCTGAGCAAGCGGCATCAGAAGTAAGTGCACTTTGAAATCACTTCAGGGTCTGTAGTCCTTCGGACAACGGCTGCCGCATGCAGCGAGCGGGCAAAAAGGCATAGTGTCAGCAGACCCTAGTACAAATCCGCGTCTGCGGGCATGCGCTCCCAATAAATCCGGCCTTTTTTACGGTACTTGCGCAGCAGCACATAGACACTGCCCGGACCGCCGTCATGGGATTGCGCCGTGCAGAAAGCCAGCACCACCCGCTTGAAAGGATCCTGAGTCAGCCAGCTTTGCAGCTTTTCACGCAGCACGCCCATCCCGTCAGGCGAATTGCGGCCCCGCCCGGGCACCACCAGCACAGTGCGAAGCCCCTTGTACCAGCAGCCGCGCATGAAACCCCGCAGGGCTTCAAAAGCCTGCACGGCATTCAGGCCGTGCAGATCCAGATGCGCTTCCGGACTCAGCCCACCGGCACGCAGCTTGTTCATGATCATCTGATCCAGGCCCACCACATGCCCCTCCAGATATTCATCCGTAAAGGAAAGGGCGAACTCCAGCTTGCCGTCCATGAAATCCTGCAGACTCAGCTCGCCCTGCGGCGGCGGGGTGGTCGGTTGCGGTTCAGGGCTGACTTCGCGGCCCCGCGCCTGCAAGGGACGCACTTCTCCCATGACCCGCAAAAAAGCCAAGGCGTCAGCGTCGTCCGCGTTGGCGGTCGCCTGCTGCTGCGTCGCTTCCCCTGCCGCTTCCGGCTCCACAGGACCGGCCTGCTCTCCACAAACACGCTCTGGGGCAACAGATGTCCTTTGCGCGGCCTCGCCCGCAGCGGCCCGGTTCTCTTTACGGACCTTTTTGCGCCCACCGGCGTCAGGCAGGGAGCACTGTTCTTCCAGGCGGAAACCATGCGTGCCGCCTTTTCCTTTTTTACCTTCCCGCCGCACGCGACTCATGGCTTGCATGAACAGTTCAGTTTCTTCGGGATTCAGTGTGGCATCATCCACGTTATCCTGCGCTGCCCCCGCGTGCACCCGCTGTTTTCCCCGCCCTTTCTCCGGTCGCAAGACGCATTTTTTCGCTGCGGCGGCTTTTTTTCTGTCGGGAAAATTCTTGAGATCCAGAGCGCGGAAAGGATTTTCCGCAAAAATATCATTGTCGGACATGGCGATACCGGAGGACTTTCATAAATGGTAAAAAAAGCCGCGGCATGGCCGCGGCTCAACACTGTCGTCTGCAGAAAACTTATGGCGCTTTGGGGGCGTCAGCCGGTGCCTGGCCGCTCTGCGGAACCGCCGCAGGCTGCTGCGGCGCGGGAGCGACCTGCCCGGCATTCTGATCGGGCTTGGGCGCGGGAGTCACAGGCGCAGCCGGGGCCGGAGATGCGGGTTCCTCAATCTTGACGTTCAGAATGGTGGACTCGCTGCTGGGACGGGAACTCGTCACATAGGTGTAGCTCAAAGAGGTGATCATGAAAATGACGGCCATCAGCGTGGTAAGTTTGGCCAGAATGCCTCCCGCGCCGCCGCTGCCGAACACCGAGGTGTTGCCGCCGCCGAAAATAACGCCCATGCCTTCCTTACCCGATTGAAGCAGGACCAGAATAACCAGCAATACGCACACAATGATATGCAGCGTAAGAATAAGAGTCTGCACGAATTCCTCCTCACCACCCGGCACAACCCGGCGGCGCGCCAGAAAAAAGGATACACCGGCCTCACATCGCGCAAACGCCGCGCGACAACCCGGTAGTTGCGTATGCCCCGCCGTCAATCAACGAAGCCGTAATCAAAGCGTCCCGACCCAGCTGCTTCCGCCTGCGGGCAAACGCGGCGGGACGGGCGTTCACTACGATCCGATAATCTGCAGGAAACTTTGCGCCTCTAAAGAAGCGCCTCCTACCAGAAGACCGTCCACATTGTCAAGCCCGACCAAGGCGGAAGCATTGTCCGGTTTGACGCTGCCGCCATACAGAATGGGCAGTTCCGCAGCCGTTGCGCCGATCAGGTCCGTAAGCAGGGCGCGCAGAACAGCATGCGCCTCCTGTACCTCCACCGGGCCAGCGACCTTGCCCGTGCCGATAGCCCAGACAGGCTCATAGGCAAGGGCGAGCCGACCGGGCAACGTCCCGCGCAGGGCTTCCGGCAGAGGCTCCAGAGCCGTGGCAAGCTGGCGGGCAAGCACGTCCCTGAGTTGCCCCGCCTCACGCTCATGCAGCATTTCCCCCACGCAAAGCATGACCTTAAAGTCCTGCGTCAGGGCAAAAGCCGTCTTGCGGGCCACCAGCTCATCGCTTTCACCAAAGACATGGCGGCGTTCGGAATGACCGGCCAGAACCCATGTCGCGCCCGTATCACGCAGCATGTCCGCTGAGATCTCGCCGGTAAAGGCGCCCTGCTCCGCAGGATAAAAATTCTGGCCGCCCACAGCCAGATTTTTCTTGCCGGTAAAGGCCTCCGCCACGGCAGTTATGTCCGTGAACGGCGGAAACACCAGCACCAATCTGTCGTGAGGCGTTCCGTCAGCCAGAGCTTCGGCCAGTTCTCGAGCGGTTTGCGCGGCTTCAACACGGGTTTTGTACATCTTCCAGTTGGCGGCGATGATTTTTTGCATAACAGCACCTTTGGCTGGGATCATTCTTGCAGAAGGCAGACATAGATAAGCGCATCTTCGCCGGTATCCGTATAGTAACGCGGGCGCACGCCCACTTGGCGGAAACCGCTGCCCTGATACAGACCGATGGCCGCGTGATTGCCCACGCGCACCTCCAGCAGAACTTTTTGCATACCCATTTTGCGGGCCACTTGCAAGGCCATGCCCAGAATCCGTCGCCCGAAGCCCTTGCGGCGCTCTTCGGGCCTGACGGCCAGGTTGAGTATTTCCAGCTCGTCCAGGGTATGGTATACGGACGTATAGGCCAGCAGGTCCATACCCCGAAAAAGGCCGAAAGCCGCGAAAGCCGGTTGCTCAAATGCCGCGCGGCACTGCGCCTCGGACCAGGGCAGGGAAAAACAGCGCTGCTCAAGCTCCCGCATGGCCACGGCATGACGCGCGTCAAGGCGCTGGAAGGCTACCGGGACCGACGCGTCAGAAGAAACGGATGCATACATGGATCAAAGCCTTTATCCGGGATTGAAAAACGCCGCTTCTTTCCTGGAGGTGGTGGACGGGCGCAATGCGCCGCTCTGCATCATGGCTGAAAAAGACGTGCTGCGCCAGCGTCTGCGTCATCGCGCCACGGCCCTGCTGATCCGCGACAGCACGGGCCGGGCCTTACTGAGTTTCCGCGAGGGACAAGGCTGGGGCTTTTCGTCCTTTGCCATGTTGCGGGCCGGGCAATCTTTTGAAGAGTGCGCCCGCGACATGCTCCAGGAGGACTGGGGCGAGCAAGGCGGACGTTTATTGTCTCTGGGCCTCTGCCCGCCCTGCCGGGAAAGCCGCCAAGCCTTTGTGGCCCTGTTTGAAGCCCGCCTGCCCGCCGCCCTGGCCGTCCAAAAAGCCCTGGATCCGGACCGGAGCATGCTGCTGGACTATGATGAACTCAAGGGCCTGGGCGCGCATTTCGGCGATTTGCTCTCGCCGTTTATGCGGGTGGCCGTTCAGGGCGGCTACGTGCGCCCGCGCTGAACCTACAGCATTTCCCGTTTAATAATATTATACATTTCAAACTGTACGTCGCCCGCGTGCTGCGGAAGCGGCAGCCGTTGGCGAGGCTTCGTGCCGCAGGATACCGACAGGAATGCCTTCGATCGCATCCTTGCACGCGGGCACCAGAGCAATCCACATTTGAAATGAGTGAATTGCTCTAATTCCGGGAAGACTCAGGCCGTTTTTAGCAGAAGCGCCGCCATGGCGTCGTGCAGACGGCCGTTGCTGGCAAGAAGCGCTTCGCCGAAGCACAGAGGCTCATTGCGCAGATTGCTGACCCTGCCGCCCGCTTCTTCCACCAGAAGCCAGCCTGCCGCCATGTCCCAGGGCTTCAGGCCCGCCTCATAAAAGGCGTCCAGACGACCACAGGCCAGATAGGCCAGATC is a genomic window containing:
- the xerD gene encoding site-specific tyrosine recombinase XerD, which codes for MTGMEQSQAVPPLSNQLPAWLDYLLAQRGLSPRTVESYGQDLESFFLFEEELAQSGGSASCPDEQEIFLYLAWLRSRGNTGRTLARRLSALRAFFAFAVEEGALKANPALLLENPKLPQHLPEVLSREEMEKLLALPDMDEKSGRRDRCMLEMLYAAGLRVSELCNLSVADLDLQRGLVRIFGKGAKERLVPLHDMIQALLDDYLRSWRPLFSPGGNQLFVNRSGRALSRQYIWKMVKKYTLLAGIRRAVSPHTFRHSFATHLLEGGADLRAVQLLLGHADISATEIYTHVQAERLRGIHHQFHPRSQL
- a CDS encoding CBS domain-containing protein, with translation MSAATATLITCHANADFDAFAAMLAARHLYAPCMLLFPGSQERGLQKVYANLNPVAYGFAEAADLRWEDFDRLVLVDTRQRSRVGHVAPLLERPGIRIEAWDHHPDSPDDIAADAVHLAQVGAVTSLLVQNLETQNVRLGSDEATLLGLGIYGDTGSFTYSSTTAEDFQAAAWLLGQGMDVNQINEMAAHELTSLHIQALNSLLESARTYTINNTPVVLAEASMEHYLGDFAYLAHRLMEMEKFSVLFAIGIMGDRIQVVARSRSDAVNVGDICAELGGGGHAYAASASVRSMTINEVRETILRRLYDQANPDKTAREYMSAPAVGIESASSIQEADELMLHFGLKAVPVFRPGTRSCVGLLDAQTASRASAHGLGDSPVEDYMQRRVRTLPPDASLKELTAVIVDARQRLVPIVEGEKVVGVVTRTDLINVFADEPGRLLDRKSQNSKERNIGKLIQDRLPAEIRELLHLAGQLGRKLGLPVYAVGGFVRDLLLDRPNQDIDLVVEGNGIALAKALAAELNGRVREHQKFLTSVVIFHDSKGIESRIDVATARLEYYEYPAALPTVELSSIKMDLFRRDFTINALAVRLDSTPFGQLVDFFGGQRDIKERVIRVLHTLSFVEDPTRCLRAVRFEQRYKFRIGPGAEKLIKNALSLKLMDRLSGARLFNEYQHICDEEDPPACFSRLDELCILQAIAPQLGLTPNRRNLLHRLKEMLTWYRLLYFDETAQAWLVYFLGLNLNMNYADTSAHYLRLGLPQVKKAEILGQREQMRAVRGKLEAWQRQDDMGTAKVSALCALLRPIALECLLYIMASTDNPGLQKNLSRYITQWRRERADIGGAELRRLGLAPGPLYGRILKAVLVAKLDGEAPNVESQLNLARRLAQNASENNDKRP
- a CDS encoding HIT family protein; this translates as MKQLWAPWRIEYILGPKPDTCVFCLPDTTDEDEERLVLYRGTRAFVIMNKYPYNNGHIMVCPYRHIMALADLAAEETHEIMDLIQRCTVILKEHFNCEGINIGLNQGQAAGAGIREHLHFHLVPRWNGDSSFMAVFDEVRTMPEHLSRTYAALRPYFSRDGKEA
- a CDS encoding LapA family protein, whose protein sequence is MRYVKVLLLAILFFLALVFFFQNQNALSQNLVLTLNLFFLPPMASIPLPFYFLIVAAFFVGAVLALAFLVWDKVNLSARLMKSKWRVSSLEREMEKLRKQLGAETSRSSFLRKTQSTSPNADKSAGENKPTAAPSALPEDVQAPDPDKA
- the mutS gene encoding DNA mismatch repair protein MutS; this translates as MPETPTKLTPMFEQYMHIKADYPDALLFYRMGDFYELFFDDAVTAARELQIALTSRSKDSENPVPMCGVPWHAVQSYVAQLIDKGFHVAICDQTEDPKAAKGLVKRAVTCVITPGTVLEDANLNTKSHNYLGALCYDTGQGRGGFAWADISTGQWSGVEFKRQAELWQWAQKLAPRELLVPEGLELPPHCLLEGVRMVRMPAAHFDLKRATERTLRAQGVQEAGALGLQGKNELMRSCGALLVYLDQTQKRDPDHLMPFKPLDLSRRLLIDEVTERNLEIFTRLNGRKGKGTLRHVLDDTMTPMGGRFLEDMLRHPWRETGPIARIQEAVAFFHDDDNRRAALREALREVYDLERLSTRISLNRGGPRDFIALRNSLAALPKVHNALITSTDGSYATEAQSLGHELPQSLYQIVKTWDHLEDCTTLLSAALVDSPPTVITDGGLFKSGYNAELDKLLDLVEHGEQKLQELLEEEQKKTGIAKLKMGYNRVFGYYYEVTRASHSGPMPEHFIRRQTLANAERFTTVQLKELEEELLSAADKRKSLEYKMFQDLREHMARQRERIVHMADLVAQLDYWQSLAQVGRQNNWCRPRLTDSAHLDIREGRHPVVEGMLGSANFVPNNFRLDQKRRLCLLTGPNMAGKSTVLRQVAIICLLAQMGSMVPAAEATLGLVDRLFSRVGASDNLAQGQSTFMVEMMETARILRQATRRSLVILDEIGRGTSTYDGVALAWAVVEDLARRAGGELRTLFATHYHELTALEGRIPGVFTMNIAIREYNNDILFLHKLVPGPSDRSYGVEVARLAGVPVPVVQRARTILAGLERGREGSRKAVSVASMSLPGLDLPKAKTEADADLPEINAAPPAAEHPLVRLLYDLTPETLSPLDALKLLMEWKSLWGTEPDTDANDGDQNEEA
- a CDS encoding DnaJ family domain-containing protein; this encodes MSDANPWSVIQFIAEKRIEEAQAKGEFDNLPGRGRPLELEDMSHVPEELRMAYKILRNAGCLPPELAERKEISRLVDMLEQCEDEQERVRQMQKLRFMIQQARMRRQHSIQIEQDDPYYARLLKRITVLSKRHQK